Genomic window (Chloroflexota bacterium):
CTTTCACTGAACCCGGAGCGCGCCCAGAAGGTTCATCGCCAGCATGCCACTGCCGGCGCAGCCTGCAGTATGTGTGGCAAATACTGCGCCATGGAGCTGGTGGAAAAGTATCTGGGCATCGGCTCGCCTCGATGCTAGCTTGACATAATTGTATGGGCGGCGCATTTAGCTTAGGCAGGATTTTCGGTATCCAGTTCCGTATCCACTACAGCTGGTTCTTTATCTTCGTTTTAATCACCGTATCTCTCTCATTGCAGTACTTTCCCTACGCTTACCCCGAATGGAGCACGCCGACCTACTGGCTAACCGGCATAGCCACCAGCCTGCTTTTTTTCACCTCCGTGGTGGCGCATGAGCTGGCTCACAGCCTGGTTGGCCGGGCCAATGGTATCCCGGTGAGAAGCATAACCCTTTTTATATTTGGCGGGGTGGCTCATATGGCCCGTGAGGCAACCCGGCACGGGGCGGAGTTCAGAATGGCCCTGGCCGGCCCACTGGCGAGTCTGGTTATCGGCGGTCTTTTTTTCCTGCTCTACCTTGTGCTGCAAAGCATCAGTGAAACGGTCGCTGCTCTGGCGTTCTGGCTGGCACAGATTAACGTGGTGCTGGCCCTATTCAATCTCATCCCCGGGTTTCCCCTCGACGGCGGTCGCGTCTTTCGCTCCCTTTTATGGCGCTTCAGCGGCAATTACCAGCGCGCCACTCGCATTGCCGTCGAGGTTGGGCGGAGCGTTGGCTATCTTTTTATACTTGCTGGCATCGTTCTGATGTTTATCTACCCGGGGCGCTGGTTTAACGGCCTCTGGCTGGCATTTATCGGCTTGTTCCTGACCTATGTGGCCACGGCCAGCTACCGGCAGGCGCGGTGGCAGGCGGCCCTGCAGGGAGTCAGAGTGGCTGATGTTATGACCACCACCTGCCCGGCGATATCTCCGGACATGACCATCAGCCGTGTGGTTCAGGACTATATCTTCGTCAGCGGGTATCAATGCTTCATGGTTACCGCCGACCGGGAACTAAAGGGCATATTGACCCTGCAGAATATCAAGTCGGTTGACCGGAAGGCATGGGAAACTGCATCGGTGAGCCAGGTCATGACGCCAGTGGAGCGATTAAAGGTAGTCCAGCCCGACGAGGAAGTGCTGAGTGTTATCGAACAGATGGAGGAGTACGGTATCAGCCAGATGCCGGTGGCGAGCGAAGGCAGAATCATCGGCCTGGTCACGCGCGATGATGTGCTGAGGCTTCTCTATACCCGTTCCAGACTCGGCGTATAGAGTTTCGGTTTCTTCTTTCCCTTGGAGTAGATTTTCCGACGATTATGACTTCTATTGACTTTTAAGGTCAGCGTAGTAGAATGGGGACGACACAGAGACTTGCTGACTAACCTGTAATAATAGTCCTCTTCAACGCATAGTATTTGGTGACTACATCAAGCAAGGAGAACGTTGGTTGAAAGCGGTTATCCTGGCGGCAGGTGAAGGCAGCCGAATGCGACCTCTTACCTGCACCAGGCCCAAGGTAATGCTGCCCATTGCCAATAAGCCCATACTCGAGCATTTGCTCATTGAGGCGATTGCGGCCGGTATCAGCGAGTTCATCTTTGTGGTTGGCTACCATGATGAGGCGGTGCTTGATTACTTTGGCAATGGCAGGAAATGGAATATACAGATTGATTACGTAAAACAGCGGAGGCAACTGGGCACCGCAGATGCCCTGAAAATGGTGGCTGACCTGACCGCGGGCGATTTCCTGCTGATGAACGGCGACATGATTATCGGCCGCGGGGACATAAAAGAAATGGCCGTCAAAAAAGATACCACGATGGCGGTTATTGAGGTAAGTGACACACGGGGGCTGGGCGTTGTCGAGGAAAACAAAGGCAAGGTGGTTCGCATTCATGAGAAAGAGGAAAATCCTCCCTCGCACCTGGCCAATGCCGGGCTGTACCTTCTGACGCCGGAGATATTTGACGCGATATCCCGGACTGGAAAATCGCCGCGCGGCGAGTATGAGTTGACCGATTCTTTGATGTTGATGATAGAAGCAGGGCGCGAAATTGCCTGTCGTGCCATAGGCCAGTGGCTGGATATCAGCTATCCCTGGGATTTACTGACCGCAAATGAAACATTGATGGCCGGGCTGGAAGCTCAGAACTCGGGCGAGGTTGAGGAAAATGTGGTCGTGAAGGGCCCCGTTGCCATTGGCAAGAATACCGTGGTTCGTTCTGGCTCATACATCGTTGGACCGGCTATCATCGGGGAGAACTGCGATATCGGCCCCAGCTGCTACATCAGGCCCTGTACCGCTATTGGAGACGGCTGCCATATCGGCAATGCGGTGGGGGTGAAGAACTGTATCATCATGAAAAACAGCAAACTTCCCCACCATAACTATGCCGGCGATAGCATAATCGGTGAGGGATGCAATTTCGGTGCCGGCACTAAAATCGCCAACCTGCGACTGGATAAGAAGGAGGTCTGGGTTGAAGGCATCGCTACCGGCCGGCGCAAGTTAGGCGCCATAATCGGGGACGGAGTGGAAACGGGGATAAACGCCAGCATCAATGTGGGCAGCATGATTGGCAACGGTACCTTTATCGGACCGGGGGCGGTGGCGAGTGGGGCGATTTTACCGGAATCAAGAATATTCTGAGGAGAAGACGATGAAACAAGCGGTTATTCTGGCCGCCGGCGAGGGACAGAGGCTGAGGCCATTTACCGTAAACCGGCCAAAAGTAATGCTGTTCATTGCCGGAAAGCCGATTCTGCAGTATGTGATTGAAGCACTGGCGCAGAAAGGTGTTCGTGATATCTCGCTGGTGGTTGGCTATCATAAAGAGCAGGTACTTGATTACTTCGGCTCCGGCGAGTCGTTCGGAGTTGACCTGACCTATGTCAATCAGGACCGTCAGCTGGGCACGGCGCACGCGCTGGTCCAGGCGAAAGAAGCCATCAAAGATGATTTCCTGGTCCTGCCCGGAGATAACCTGATTGCCGCCGATACCATTGACCGGTTTACCGGCGTTGAACCAGAGGCGGTGCTGGTGAAGAAAGTGGACAACCCGATGCGGTACGGCGTGGTAACCGTACAGCGCGGGACGGTGAAGGAAATCCAGGAAAAGCCGGAGGAAGCGGCCAGCCACCTGGTCAGCACCGGCATTTATGCCTTCAGCAGGGCAATTTTCGACTTTGTTGAGCCTCAACTCGACCTTCCTGACGTCGTGAACAGGATGCTCAGCCAGGGCCATAAAATCAAAGCCCTGGAAACCGATGGAGTATGGCTGGACGCGGTTTATCCCTGGGATGTGCTGAACCTCAATGCCGCCGTTCTGCAGCAGGTGCAGGCGAAATCAGGTGGTACGATTGAAGCTGGTGTTTCGCTCAAGGGCCAGGTCTCCATCGGGAAGGGTACGGTGATACGTTCCAATTCATATATTGCGGGGCCGGCCGTTATCGGGGAGGGCTGTGAAATCGGGCCCAGCGTCTGCATCTTTCCGGCGACCAGCATCGGTAATAACGTGGTCATGGCACCGTTTACCGAAGTGAAAAACAGCGTCATCGGCAACGATGTGAACATTGGGTCGGGCAGCATCATACATGACTCGGTCATTGATAATAGCTGTAGTATCGGCGGGCAGTTTGCGGCGTGCAGCGGCCAGGAGGAAGTTACTATTGATAAGGAACACCATCTGGTCAGCTTTGGGGCGATGCTCGGAGAGGGGTGCACGCTAGGCAACAGCGTGGTGGCTCAACCGGGTGTAATCGTCGGTAACTACAGCCAGATACGGTCGCTGAAACTCATCAGCGGTCGACTGCCTGACCGGAGTCTGGTGGTGTAGCTCAGGGTTAGCGGAGTATTTTATCGATATGTGCGGTATCGTTGGCTATATCGGGGAAAGACAGGCCAAGCCGATCCTCCTAAATTGTCTGGCTCGGCTGGAGTATCGCGGCTATGACTCATGCGGGATTGCGGTGGCCAGCGGCGGGCTGCAGGTACACAAGGATGCGGTCAGGGTACAGGCCCTGAAAGAGCAGCTTCCACGGCGTGTCGAAGGGAAAATCGGTATCGGGCATACACGGTGGGCCACCCATGGAGCGCCGTCGTTGGTAAACGCCCATCCGCACTGCGACTGCACGGGAAAAATCGCCGTGGTGCATAATGGCGTGATTAACAACTACCAGCAGTTGCGTCAGCAGCTTATAGAAGAGGGGCACACCTTTGCTTCCGAAACGGATACCGAAGTCATCCCTCACCTTATCGAGAAATATTATAAAGGCGACCTGGAGAAGGCGGTGGCAGGGGCGCTTGATGAGATGGAAGGCTCATATGCCATCGCCGTGCTCGTAGCAGACAAGCCCGAGCTTATCGCGGCGCGGAAGGACAGCCCGTTGATTATCGGGGTTGGTGATGGGGAGAACTTCATCGCCTCGGATGTGCCCGCCGTGCTGGACTACACCAGCCGGGTCATCTATCTGGAAGATGATGATATGGCTGTGGTTACCAGGGAAGGCGTTCAGGTAAAGAGAAATGGAGAGGCGGTTGACCGGAAACCGCAGCAGGTAACCTGGAGCGTGGAGGATGCGCAGAAGGGTGGCTACGAGCACTTCATGCTCAAGGAAATCCACGAGCAACCGAAGGTGATACGGGATACCATCAGAGCCTACCTGACAATGGATGAAACGATGGCTGATTGGGATATTCTTAAGGAGGGCGGTGAGGGGGAAATACTCTTGCTGGCCTGTGGTACTTCTTATCACGCCGCTCTGGTCGGGAAATATATTTTGGAGCAGCTGTTTAAAGTCCCGGTCAGGACCGAATTGGCTTCCGAGTTTGGCTATCTGGGGCAGAGCTCATCTCGAAGTCAGGCCATTGTCATCACGCAGTCGGGAGAGACCGCCGACGCCCTGAAAGCCATTAAAAGGCTCAAGAGTGAAGGATGCCCGGTAACCGTGGTCACCAATGTCGTCGGCAGCTCCGCCACACGCCTCGCCGACCAGGTTGTCTACACAACGGCAGGCCCGGAGATAAGCGTCGCCGCAACCAAGAGCTATACCGCCCAGCTTATGGCTTTATACTGGATGACGCTCCCCTTTGCCCGAATCGACCTGAGGCGAAAAGACAGCCTCGTCATGGAGTTAAGACAGTTGCCCGGCAAGGTGCAGCATATTCTGGACGATGAGGTAAAAATCGCGCAGCACGCCGCGCAAATTGCCAGCTACGACCATGTCTTCTTCATCGGGCGGGGGATTAACTATCCGGTAGCCCTGGAAGGGGCGCTGAAACTGAAGGAAATCTCGTACATTCATGCCGAGGGTTATGCGGCTGGAGAATTGAAGCACGGTCCCTTTGCCCTGCTCAGCAGCCAGTCACCGGTGGTGGCGGTCGTGGCGCCGGATAATACCTATGATGCCATGTTGACCAACATCAAGGAGGTCAAGGCCAGAGGCTCTCCGGTAATCGCGCTGGTCGAGGAAGGCGACGAGGTCGTTGAAGAAGTGGCCGATTCGGTAATCACGGTGCCGAAGGTCGACCCGCTGTTTTCTCCGGTGGTCAATACCGTTGTCCTGCAGTTGCTGGCCTACTATGCAGCTAAAGAGCGAGGCTGCCCCATAGATTTCCCGCGGAACCTGGCGAAGAGCGTCACCGTGGAGTAGTGGCGCGCCGAGCTGCCACAGGCAAGAGGAGACTTCGGGAGGGAATAACCCCTTCTATTTTTTTATATTCTTATAGCTTAGAATAGAAAAGTCTGAAGAAATGCCGGAAAAACTGAAAAGAAGGCTGCTTATCATTGCTGGTACCATTTCCACCGCCATCGGGATCATTGGCATATTTGTCCCGATTCTGCCCACCACCCCATTTCTCTTACTGGCAGCAGCTT
Coding sequences:
- a CDS encoding site-2 protease family protein, coding for MGGAFSLGRIFGIQFRIHYSWFFIFVLITVSLSLQYFPYAYPEWSTPTYWLTGIATSLLFFTSVVAHELAHSLVGRANGIPVRSITLFIFGGVAHMAREATRHGAEFRMALAGPLASLVIGGLFFLLYLVLQSISETVAALAFWLAQINVVLALFNLIPGFPLDGGRVFRSLLWRFSGNYQRATRIAVEVGRSVGYLFILAGIVLMFIYPGRWFNGLWLAFIGLFLTYVATASYRQARWQAALQGVRVADVMTTTCPAISPDMTISRVVQDYIFVSGYQCFMVTADRELKGILTLQNIKSVDRKAWETASVSQVMTPVERLKVVQPDEEVLSVIEQMEEYGISQMPVASEGRIIGLVTRDDVLRLLYTRSRLGV
- a CDS encoding NTP transferase domain-containing protein yields the protein MKAVILAAGEGSRMRPLTCTRPKVMLPIANKPILEHLLIEAIAAGISEFIFVVGYHDEAVLDYFGNGRKWNIQIDYVKQRRQLGTADALKMVADLTAGDFLLMNGDMIIGRGDIKEMAVKKDTTMAVIEVSDTRGLGVVEENKGKVVRIHEKEENPPSHLANAGLYLLTPEIFDAISRTGKSPRGEYELTDSLMLMIEAGREIACRAIGQWLDISYPWDLLTANETLMAGLEAQNSGEVEENVVVKGPVAIGKNTVVRSGSYIVGPAIIGENCDIGPSCYIRPCTAIGDGCHIGNAVGVKNCIIMKNSKLPHHNYAGDSIIGEGCNFGAGTKIANLRLDKKEVWVEGIATGRRKLGAIIGDGVETGINASINVGSMIGNGTFIGPGAVASGAILPESRIF
- a CDS encoding NTP transferase domain-containing protein; this encodes MKQAVILAAGEGQRLRPFTVNRPKVMLFIAGKPILQYVIEALAQKGVRDISLVVGYHKEQVLDYFGSGESFGVDLTYVNQDRQLGTAHALVQAKEAIKDDFLVLPGDNLIAADTIDRFTGVEPEAVLVKKVDNPMRYGVVTVQRGTVKEIQEKPEEAASHLVSTGIYAFSRAIFDFVEPQLDLPDVVNRMLSQGHKIKALETDGVWLDAVYPWDVLNLNAAVLQQVQAKSGGTIEAGVSLKGQVSIGKGTVIRSNSYIAGPAVIGEGCEIGPSVCIFPATSIGNNVVMAPFTEVKNSVIGNDVNIGSGSIIHDSVIDNSCSIGGQFAACSGQEEVTIDKEHHLVSFGAMLGEGCTLGNSVVAQPGVIVGNYSQIRSLKLISGRLPDRSLVV
- the glmS gene encoding glutamine--fructose-6-phosphate transaminase (isomerizing) gives rise to the protein MCGIVGYIGERQAKPILLNCLARLEYRGYDSCGIAVASGGLQVHKDAVRVQALKEQLPRRVEGKIGIGHTRWATHGAPSLVNAHPHCDCTGKIAVVHNGVINNYQQLRQQLIEEGHTFASETDTEVIPHLIEKYYKGDLEKAVAGALDEMEGSYAIAVLVADKPELIAARKDSPLIIGVGDGENFIASDVPAVLDYTSRVIYLEDDDMAVVTREGVQVKRNGEAVDRKPQQVTWSVEDAQKGGYEHFMLKEIHEQPKVIRDTIRAYLTMDETMADWDILKEGGEGEILLLACGTSYHAALVGKYILEQLFKVPVRTELASEFGYLGQSSSRSQAIVITQSGETADALKAIKRLKSEGCPVTVVTNVVGSSATRLADQVVYTTAGPEISVAATKSYTAQLMALYWMTLPFARIDLRRKDSLVMELRQLPGKVQHILDDEVKIAQHAAQIASYDHVFFIGRGINYPVALEGALKLKEISYIHAEGYAAGELKHGPFALLSSQSPVVAVVAPDNTYDAMLTNIKEVKARGSPVIALVEEGDEVVEEVADSVITVPKVDPLFSPVVNTVVLQLLAYYAAKERGCPIDFPRNLAKSVTVE